In Acidimicrobiia bacterium, a single window of DNA contains:
- a CDS encoding cyclic nucleotide-binding domain-containing protein, with translation TLVDQGDPGSELFLLLDGVLTVEVDGEAVAEVGPGSILGERALIEDSQRTSTLRAATPARVAVAIASEIQPEAHQELATHHHREDASRPQGA, from the coding sequence AACGTTGGTCGACCAGGGTGATCCCGGAAGCGAACTGTTCCTATTGCTGGATGGGGTTCTCACCGTCGAAGTCGATGGAGAGGCCGTAGCCGAGGTGGGACCCGGATCGATTCTGGGAGAGCGGGCCCTTATCGAGGACAGCCAACGCACGTCTACCCTCCGAGCCGCCACACCGGCCAGGGTCGCCGTGGCGATTGCATCCGAGATTCAGCCAGAGGCGCACCAGGAACTTGCCACCCATCACCACCGCGAGGACGCCTCCCGACCTCAGGGGGCGTAA
- a CDS encoding VOC family protein, with the protein MDWKLELIVVPSADVDRSKAFYIDKLGFDLLVDHEVEDFRVVQLVPPGSACAIAVMPNADASGSLQGLHLIVRNIGAARAELVGRGTDVSDLFHYVEGRRVAGPDPDHTDYATFFSFEDPDGNGWLVQEVGWTPLKDEI; encoded by the coding sequence GTGGATTGGAAGCTGGAACTGATTGTTGTGCCCTCGGCTGACGTTGACCGCTCAAAAGCGTTCTATATCGACAAGCTCGGGTTTGACCTGCTTGTTGACCACGAAGTCGAGGACTTCAGAGTGGTCCAGCTGGTTCCGCCCGGGTCGGCTTGCGCTATCGCGGTAATGCCCAACGCAGACGCGTCGGGGTCGTTACAGGGACTTCACCTGATCGTTCGAAACATCGGAGCTGCCAGAGCGGAGTTGGTCGGGCGGGGGACCGACGTCAGTGATCTGTTCCACTACGTAGAAGGGAGGCGAGTCGCCGGCCCGGACCCGGACCACACCGACTACGCCACCTTCTTCAGTTTCGAAGACCCGGACGGGAACGGTTGGCTGGTCCAAGAAGTCGGATGGACACCCCTGAAGGACGAAATTTGA
- a CDS encoding DUF389 domain-containing protein, whose protein sequence is METRPWTYNPSLGEFIDEAVDSDVDDGWLIAHRVTPETRSASLRAVFLDGQPRWQSAFSVMLLLAAGIAALGLSQNSAATVIGSMIIAPLGQPIVALGAALAMVWTRETLRLLTIIGAGALAVIVVGYLIGLLLPVATPNAQILARTSPDLRDMGVALFAGAAGAYAYTRDELSGVLPGVAISVALVPPLAAAGLMLEEGRWVLAQGALSLFATNLVGITVAAGFVLLVTGFAPTPRLKNRQPGVLVSVSLVLVAVVGISVPLSHQYAQIADSAAVVGDIHTAVKAVVGRGGPVVDDVDIVGDTVTVTLSDPSAIDTGSVEQAVRSVMGSGVTVTITGPEPPTPGRPILRPNGS, encoded by the coding sequence ATGGAAACACGACCGTGGACATACAACCCAAGCCTCGGTGAATTCATCGACGAGGCGGTCGACTCTGACGTCGACGATGGATGGCTGATCGCCCACCGTGTGACCCCAGAGACAAGATCGGCGTCTCTTCGTGCCGTCTTCCTGGACGGACAGCCCCGCTGGCAGTCGGCGTTTTCTGTGATGCTGTTGCTGGCGGCCGGCATCGCGGCGCTCGGCTTGTCACAAAACAGTGCGGCGACGGTGATCGGCTCGATGATCATCGCACCACTGGGCCAGCCCATTGTTGCTCTCGGCGCAGCACTGGCGATGGTCTGGACTCGCGAAACCCTCAGATTGTTGACCATCATCGGCGCCGGCGCCCTTGCAGTTATCGTCGTTGGGTACCTCATTGGCCTGCTGCTGCCAGTGGCCACCCCGAATGCTCAGATTCTGGCCAGAACCTCGCCCGATCTGCGCGACATGGGAGTTGCCCTCTTCGCCGGCGCAGCAGGCGCCTATGCGTACACGAGGGACGAACTGTCCGGGGTACTGCCTGGCGTGGCCATTTCCGTCGCGCTGGTACCACCGCTGGCGGCGGCTGGCCTGATGCTCGAAGAGGGGCGCTGGGTACTCGCCCAGGGGGCGCTCAGCTTGTTCGCCACGAATCTGGTCGGAATCACGGTGGCGGCCGGTTTCGTCCTGCTCGTGACCGGCTTCGCTCCAACTCCCCGGCTCAAGAATCGGCAACCCGGCGTGCTCGTCAGCGTCTCGTTGGTCCTGGTCGCAGTGGTGGGTATCTCCGTGCCGCTCTCACATCAGTACGCACAGATAGCCGATTCGGCTGCGGTCGTCGGCGATATCCACACAGCGGTGAAGGCCGTCGTTGGCCGTGGCGGACCGGTCGTGGATGACGTTGATATCGTCGGTGACACCGTGACGGTGACCTTATCGGATCCATCAGCCATTGACACCGGATCTGTGGAGCAGGCAGTTCGGTCGGTCATGGGTTCCGGAGTCACCGTAACCATCACCGGCCCTGAACCGCCGACGCCGGGCCGACCCATCCTTCGCCCGAACGGGTCCTAA